The genomic stretch GTAAAGGGTCATCGCCACCTGCCGGAGATCAGCCAGGGCTTGCGCCTGGCCGCGGGCAAGGACATCGGGCTGACTTTCGTGCCGCATCTGACGCCAATGATCCGCGGCATCCATGCCACCCTGTACGCGAATGTGGTCGATACCTCGGTCGACCTGCAGGCCCTGTACGAGAAGCGCTACGCCGACGAACCGTTCGTCGACGTGATGCCAGCTGGCAGCCACCCGGAAACCCGCAGCGTGCGCGGCGCCAACGTTTGTCGCATTGCGGTTCATCGCCCGCAGGGTGGTGACCTGGTGGTGGTGCTGTCGGTGATCGACAACCTGGTCAAGGGCGCCTCCGGCCAGGCGGTACAGAACCTCAACATTCTGTTCGGCCTGGATGAGCGCATGGGCCTGTCCCATGCCGGCTTGCTGCCGTAAGCAGCCAGCGTTCGAAAAGGCCCGCGTCGTGCGGGCCTTTTTGTATGTCGCGACTAAAGCCGCACAATTCTTGACCGATTTTCTCGGGAAAGCGGATAATGCGCGTCATCGAGTTTTATGGCGGCTACCGCGCCGGGAGAATCAACATGAGTGTCGAAACCTTCACCCCTACCGGCCTGGAGTTCACCCATGGGGCAGCCCAGAAGGTGAAAAACCTGGTCAATGAGGAAGGCAATGAACGTCTGAAACTGCGGGTGTTCGTGACCGGTGGTGGTTGCTCGGGCTTCCAGTATGGCTTTACGTTTGATGAGGATGTGGCCGAAGATGACACCATCGTCGAGCGCGAGGGCGTTTCCCTGGTGGTCGACCCGATGAGCTTCCAGTACCTGGCCGGCGCCGAAGTGGACTACCAGGAAGGCCTGGAAGGCTCGCGTTTCGTGATCAAGAATCCGAATGCCGCCACCACCTGTGGTTGCGGCTCGTCGTTCTCGATCTAAGGCTTCGCCAGAAAGCAAAACGCCGCGCAATTGCGCGGCGTTTTGATTTCCGGCGAAGCGGTCATGCCGGGTAGATCGCGCCCAGTATGCGCAACCCTTTGGCCGCAGTGACGGTGGGGCGGTTGGCAGCGATGCCTTCCAGACAGCAATGGGCCAACCAGGCAAAGGCCATGGCCTCGACCCAGTCCGGGTCCACGCCATGGGCACCAGTGCTGGCGACATGGGCGTC from Pseudomonas putida encodes the following:
- the erpA gene encoding iron-sulfur cluster insertion protein ErpA, encoding MSVETFTPTGLEFTHGAAQKVKNLVNEEGNERLKLRVFVTGGGCSGFQYGFTFDEDVAEDDTIVEREGVSLVVDPMSFQYLAGAEVDYQEGLEGSRFVIKNPNAATTCGCGSSFSI